The following are from one region of the Hydrogenimonas sp. SS33 genome:
- a CDS encoding TRAP transporter large permease subunit — MIGMLMFLAALVFLLLGIPVAFAFGGVAILFALLFPWDVGLQVFELLPFRIYGIMQNFTLMAVPLFIFMGLVLEKSKMAEDLLESMGRLFGPVRGGLAISTVLVGAILAASTGIVGASVVMMGLITLPIMLKHRYRPELACGTIVASGTLGQLIPPSVVLIVLGDVMYVSVGDLFKAAVVPGLVLTGLYILYILVLSWLKPDVAPAMERENMPYKVLLLKALKAILPPMLLIVAVLGSIFAGIASPTESAAVGVVGAIVLTMLRGTFSWGILRYAAVETVKLSAMIFMILIGATAFSLVFNAFDGGDFVHAFFTEDLGSKWTFILVTMAVIFLLGFFVDFIEIAFIVVPILVPIASTFGIDPIWFAILIAMNLQASFLTPPFGFALFYLKGAAGDKVTTQQIYKGVVPFILLQLTALAIVMAWPQIIYWIK, encoded by the coding sequence ATGATCGGTATGCTGATGTTCCTGGCGGCCCTGGTCTTTCTGCTGCTGGGCATTCCCGTGGCGTTCGCCTTCGGCGGGGTGGCCATCCTCTTCGCGCTGCTCTTTCCCTGGGATGTGGGGCTGCAGGTCTTCGAGCTGCTCCCTTTTCGCATCTACGGCATCATGCAGAACTTCACTCTCATGGCGGTGCCCCTCTTCATCTTCATGGGCCTGGTACTGGAGAAATCCAAAATGGCGGAGGACCTGTTGGAGTCGATGGGGCGGCTCTTCGGCCCCGTGCGCGGCGGCCTGGCCATCTCCACCGTCCTTGTGGGAGCGATCCTCGCCGCCAGCACCGGCATCGTGGGCGCCAGCGTCGTCATGATGGGGCTCATCACCCTGCCCATCATGCTCAAGCACCGCTACCGGCCCGAACTCGCCTGCGGCACCATCGTCGCCAGCGGGACCCTGGGGCAGCTCATTCCCCCCTCGGTGGTGCTCATCGTGCTTGGCGACGTCATGTACGTCAGCGTCGGGGACCTCTTCAAAGCCGCCGTCGTGCCGGGTTTGGTGCTGACGGGGCTCTACATCCTCTACATTCTCGTGCTTTCGTGGCTCAAGCCCGACGTCGCGCCGGCGATGGAGAGGGAGAACATGCCTTATAAAGTGCTGCTGCTCAAAGCCCTCAAGGCGATTCTGCCGCCGATGCTGCTCATCGTGGCGGTGCTGGGCTCCATCTTCGCCGGCATCGCCAGCCCCACCGAATCGGCGGCGGTGGGTGTCGTGGGCGCCATCGTGCTGACGATGCTGAGGGGCACATTCTCCTGGGGCATCCTCCGCTACGCCGCCGTCGAAACCGTCAAGCTCAGCGCCATGATCTTCATGATCCTCATCGGCGCCACCGCCTTCAGCCTCGTCTTCAACGCCTTCGACGGCGGCGATTTCGTCCACGCCTTCTTCACCGAAGACCTGGGAAGCAAGTGGACCTTCATCCTGGTGACGATGGCGGTCATCTTTCTGCTCGGCTTCTTCGTCGATTTCATCGAAATCGCCTTCATCGTCGTGCCGATCCTCGTGCCCATCGCCTCGACCTTCGGCATCGACCCCATCTGGTTCGCCATTCTCATCGCCATGAACCTGCAGGCCTCCTTCCTCACGCCGCCGTTTGGTTTCGCGCTTTTTTACCTCAAAGGGGCGGCGGGCGACAAGGTGACGACGCAGCAGATCTACAAAGGGGTCGTCCCCTTCATCCTGTTGCAGCTGACGGCCCTGGCCATCGTCATGGCGTGGCCCCAAATCATCTACTGGATTAAATGA
- a CDS encoding TRAP transporter small permease subunit: MHDRSSVTLKLSYWIDELSKWAGAVGAFASIALALLIVYDASMRYIFHEGSVALQELEWHLFDILFLMGLSYALKHDKHVRVDILYTRFSPRFQELVKIVSMLFFVIPLGLLVVWYSWDFVLQSYLQHEGSPDPGGLCCRYIIKSFVIVAFVLLILQAVSETVKSLYRLKELR, translated from the coding sequence ATGCATGACAGATCATCCGTAACTCTCAAACTCTCCTACTGGATCGACGAACTGAGCAAATGGGCCGGTGCCGTCGGGGCGTTCGCTTCGATCGCCCTGGCGCTGCTGATCGTCTACGACGCCTCCATGCGCTACATCTTCCACGAAGGCTCGGTAGCGCTGCAGGAGCTGGAGTGGCACCTTTTCGACATCCTCTTTCTAATGGGCCTCTCCTACGCCCTCAAACACGACAAGCATGTGCGGGTGGACATTCTCTACACCCGCTTCTCCCCCCGGTTTCAGGAGTTGGTGAAGATCGTTTCGATGCTCTTTTTCGTCATTCCCCTGGGGCTGTTGGTGGTCTGGTACAGTTGGGATTTCGTGCTTCAGAGCTACCTGCAGCATGAAGGGAGCCCCGACCCGGGCGGGCTTTGCTGCCGCTACATCATCAAATCGTTCGTCATCGTCGCCTTCGTGCTGCTGATACTGCAAGCAGTCAGCGAAACGGTCAAATCCCTCTACCGGCTGAAGGAGCTGCGATGA
- the murF gene encoding UDP-N-acetylmuramoyl-tripeptide--D-alanyl-D-alanine ligase — MIWFQLISHILLVLALGFYFITNMQWFSYKIERVVLHHTRWVWHLIYFFIPLFAYYFTGIYYWIYFYFAYLPSLWLWWKKIDKKLVFTGRVKRFFALLVALTLFQDLLCLAKEACQVFGVILPLTVAAVGSHFIEKILFHGFKVQAKRKLGKMPNLIVVGVTASYGKTSIKNFIAQIVGHEKRVYATPRSVNTLAGVMKDINESLPDDTEVYVVEMGARGPGDIAEITRFVQPHYAVVGVIGPQHIEYFKTLENVRNTKMEILQSDRLRHAWVHTSAHVKPNEKVTLFGDEIQNIRATLEGVDFDLTLPGGPLHIHIPILGAFNAVNVTAALHVAKALGIPYKKGAEYARSLKGVEHRLQRIDAGGKIILDDSFNGNIEGMLASFELARQHPGRKVLITPGLVEADLSLNRQIAEKADEIFDLVIVTGNLNRAIFQEVVKPEKLHILEDKSKMQETLAELTRPGDLILFANDAPNFV, encoded by the coding sequence ATGATCTGGTTTCAACTGATATCCCACATTCTGCTGGTTCTGGCCCTGGGCTTTTACTTCATCACCAACATGCAGTGGTTCTCCTACAAAATCGAACGGGTGGTGCTGCACCATACAAGGTGGGTCTGGCATCTCATCTACTTCTTCATCCCGCTGTTTGCTTACTATTTCACCGGCATCTACTACTGGATCTACTTCTACTTCGCCTACCTGCCTTCCCTGTGGCTCTGGTGGAAGAAGATCGACAAGAAGCTCGTCTTCACCGGCCGCGTCAAACGCTTCTTCGCCCTTCTGGTGGCATTGACGCTCTTTCAGGATCTGCTCTGCCTGGCCAAAGAGGCCTGCCAGGTTTTCGGCGTCATCCTTCCCCTGACCGTCGCGGCGGTGGGTTCGCACTTTATTGAAAAGATCCTCTTCCACGGCTTCAAGGTCCAGGCCAAACGCAAACTCGGCAAGATGCCAAACCTCATCGTCGTCGGTGTGACGGCCAGCTACGGAAAGACCAGCATCAAAAACTTCATCGCCCAGATCGTCGGCCACGAAAAGAGGGTCTACGCCACCCCCCGCAGCGTCAACACCCTGGCGGGCGTCATGAAAGATATCAACGAGTCGCTGCCAGATGATACAGAAGTCTATGTCGTGGAGATGGGAGCAAGAGGCCCCGGGGATATCGCAGAAATCACCCGCTTCGTCCAGCCCCACTACGCCGTCGTCGGCGTCATCGGCCCCCAGCATATCGAGTATTTCAAAACCCTGGAAAACGTGCGCAATACCAAAATGGAGATTTTGCAGAGCGACCGCCTGCGCCACGCCTGGGTCCACACCTCCGCCCATGTCAAACCCAATGAGAAGGTGACCCTTTTCGGCGACGAGATCCAAAATATCCGCGCCACCCTGGAGGGGGTCGACTTCGACCTGACACTCCCCGGCGGGCCTCTTCACATCCACATTCCGATTCTGGGCGCCTTCAACGCCGTCAACGTCACCGCGGCGCTCCATGTGGCCAAGGCACTCGGCATCCCCTACAAAAAAGGGGCGGAGTACGCCCGATCGCTCAAAGGTGTCGAACACCGCCTCCAGCGAATCGACGCGGGCGGGAAGATCATCCTCGACGACAGTTTCAACGGCAACATCGAGGGCATGCTCGCCTCCTTCGAACTGGCAAGGCAACATCCGGGGCGCAAAGTGCTCATCACCCCCGGCCTGGTGGAGGCGGACCTCTCCCTCAACCGGCAGATCGCCGAAAAAGCCGACGAAATCTTCGACCTGGTCATCGTCACGGGCAACCTCAACCGCGCCATTTTCCAGGAGGTTGTCAAGCCCGAAAAACTCCATATCCTGGAAGACAAATCGAAAATGCAGGAAACCCTCGCCGAACTGACACGCCCAGGCGACCTGATCCTCTTCGCCAACGACGCGCCGAACTTTGTTTAA
- a CDS encoding acylphosphatase: MKRYRCISKGKVQGVWYRRSVREMAEAAGFKGTVRNLPDGTVESVVDVSDEAALEAFKKILYKGSPMSMVLDVQCEEIPPGRPFESFEVVR; the protein is encoded by the coding sequence TTGAAACGGTATAGATGTATCTCCAAAGGCAAGGTCCAGGGGGTGTGGTACCGGCGCAGCGTCCGGGAGATGGCCGAAGCCGCCGGCTTCAAAGGGACGGTACGCAACCTTCCCGACGGCACCGTCGAAAGCGTCGTCGACGTCTCAGACGAGGCGGCGCTGGAAGCGTTCAAAAAAATTCTCTACAAAGGCTCTCCCATGTCCATGGTCCTCGACGTGCAGTGCGAAGAGATTCCGCCGGGTCGCCCCTTTGAAAGTTTCGAGGTGGTCCGATGA
- a CDS encoding alpha/beta hydrolase produces the protein MAIKPVRYDGTTFRIAYDIFNPEGERDLVFLHGWGSDKALMRQAFSKAFPSWRHIYIDLPGFGKSENDRVLTTSDYAGIVDAFLKAIGAKKDAAVGHSFGGKVATLLAPDRLVLLSSAGIVLPKPWDVRFKIALFKLLKPFGGARVRRLFVSQDAAGMPQNMYETFKNVVDEDFSARFAAYRRPALLLWGKEDTATPPKTGETIASLMPDARLHLMEGDHYFFLKHPDETIAKMEAFLETV, from the coding sequence ATGGCAATCAAACCGGTACGATACGACGGCACCACCTTCCGCATCGCCTACGACATTTTCAACCCCGAAGGGGAAAGGGATCTCGTTTTCCTCCACGGATGGGGGAGCGACAAGGCGTTGATGCGACAGGCCTTTTCAAAAGCTTTCCCCTCGTGGCGGCACATCTACATCGACCTGCCGGGGTTCGGCAAAAGCGAAAACGATCGGGTTTTGACGACTTCAGACTACGCCGGCATCGTTGACGCCTTTTTGAAAGCAATCGGCGCGAAAAAGGATGCGGCGGTGGGACACTCCTTCGGCGGCAAGGTGGCGACGCTGCTGGCACCTGATAGGCTCGTGCTTCTCTCCAGCGCCGGCATCGTGCTTCCCAAACCCTGGGACGTCCGCTTCAAAATCGCCCTTTTCAAACTCCTCAAACCCTTCGGCGGCGCCAGAGTCCGGCGGCTTTTCGTCTCCCAAGACGCTGCCGGCATGCCGCAAAACATGTACGAAACCTTCAAAAACGTCGTCGACGAAGATTTCAGCGCCCGTTTCGCCGCCTACCGCCGCCCCGCGCTGCTGCTGTGGGGCAAAGAGGACACCGCCACCCCTCCGAAAACGGGCGAAACGATCGCTTCCCTGATGCCCGACGCCCGGTTGCATCTGATGGAGGGCGACCACTACTTCTTTCTGAAACATCCCGATGAAACCATCGCGAAAATGGAGGCCTTTCTTGAAACGGTATAG
- a CDS encoding ABC transporter ATP-binding protein — protein sequence MKAFFKTYFPLYKAYKKQVVMAVVGMVLTSAATGAIAYMVKPLMDRIFIEKDLQMLYIVPVFIIAAFVAKGLGTYMQSYAMGFVGQDIVRQIRDRMLRHMMHLDMDFHTAFHSGELMSRINNDIARIQSAISSQMATFLRESLTAVVLLGVVIYQSPKLALYTLIIVPMVAFPVDFLSKKIKRLSHRSQEKNADLMSRLSENFANYEMIQSYNAQDYEMAQFEAYNRSFFETNMKTVKVQLMLTPILELVAAVAITIFIILGGREVLVHHTMTTGQFFSFLTALSLLIDPVRRISNLYSQFQNAIAAHERIEQIMHFKPAIKSGEKQIGRIDTIEFRNVTLRYGETTALEGISLLARRGEVIGMVGDSGGGKSSMVNLILRFYDPAEGVVRVNGTDLKEIDLKSLRDHMAIVTQRIYIANDTVLANVAYGDFHPDRKRAIEALKKANLWSFVETLPEGIDTVLQEGGTNLSGGQRQRIAIARALYKEPDILILDEATSALDNKSEAAIMETIYRLKKDLIVFIVAHRLSTIERADTILVFQHGKIVCRGPKEALEKSCVTFQNLYRREQGA from the coding sequence GTGAAAGCCTTCTTCAAGACCTATTTTCCCCTCTACAAAGCCTACAAAAAGCAGGTGGTCATGGCGGTGGTGGGCATGGTGCTCACCTCCGCCGCCACGGGGGCCATCGCCTATATGGTCAAACCCCTGATGGACCGAATCTTCATCGAAAAAGATCTCCAGATGCTCTACATCGTGCCCGTTTTCATCATCGCCGCCTTCGTCGCCAAGGGGCTGGGTACCTATATGCAGAGCTACGCCATGGGTTTCGTTGGGCAGGATATCGTCCGGCAGATTCGCGACCGGATGCTGCGGCATATGATGCATCTGGATATGGACTTTCATACCGCTTTTCACAGCGGCGAGCTGATGAGCCGCATCAACAACGACATCGCGCGCATCCAGTCCGCCATCTCCAGCCAGATGGCCACCTTTTTGCGTGAAAGCCTCACCGCCGTCGTCTTGCTGGGCGTCGTCATCTACCAGAGCCCCAAACTGGCACTTTACACCCTCATCATCGTCCCGATGGTCGCCTTTCCCGTCGACTTTCTCTCCAAAAAGATCAAACGCCTCTCCCACCGCTCCCAGGAAAAAAACGCCGACCTGATGAGCCGCCTGAGCGAAAACTTCGCCAACTACGAAATGATCCAGTCCTACAATGCCCAGGATTACGAAATGGCGCAGTTCGAAGCCTACAACCGCTCCTTTTTCGAAACCAACATGAAGACGGTGAAGGTGCAGCTGATGCTCACCCCCATTCTGGAGCTGGTGGCGGCCGTCGCCATCACCATCTTCATCATTCTGGGGGGCAGGGAGGTGCTGGTGCACCATACGATGACCACGGGGCAGTTCTTCTCCTTTCTGACCGCCCTCTCGCTGCTCATCGACCCTGTACGGCGCATCTCCAACCTCTACAGCCAGTTCCAGAACGCCATCGCCGCCCACGAGCGGATCGAGCAGATCATGCACTTCAAACCCGCCATCAAAAGCGGCGAAAAGCAAATCGGCCGCATCGATACGATCGAATTCCGCAACGTCACCCTCCGCTACGGGGAGACGACGGCGCTGGAGGGGATCTCCCTGCTGGCCAGGCGCGGGGAGGTCATCGGAATGGTCGGCGACAGCGGCGGCGGCAAAAGCTCCATGGTCAACCTGATTCTGCGCTTCTACGACCCTGCCGAAGGGGTCGTGCGGGTCAACGGGACCGATCTAAAAGAGATCGACCTCAAATCCCTGCGCGATCACATGGCCATCGTCACCCAGCGCATCTACATCGCCAACGACACGGTGCTCGCCAATGTCGCCTACGGCGACTTCCACCCCGACCGGAAGCGGGCGATCGAAGCGTTGAAAAAGGCGAACTTGTGGTCCTTCGTCGAAACCCTGCCCGAAGGGATCGACACGGTGCTGCAGGAGGGGGGTACCAACCTCTCCGGCGGCCAGCGGCAACGCATCGCCATCGCCCGGGCGCTCTACAAGGAGCCCGACATCCTGATCCTCGACGAAGCGACCAGCGCGCTGGACAACAAAAGCGAAGCGGCGATCATGGAGACGATCTACCGGCTCAAGAAGGACCTCATCGTCTTCATCGTGGCCCACCGCCTCTCCACGATCGAGCGGGCCGATACGATCCTGGTGTTTCAACATGGAAAAATCGTCTGCCGCGGGCCGAAAGAGGCCCTCGAAAAGAGCTGTGTCACCTTCCAAAATCTCTACCGCAGGGAGCAGGGCGCGTGA
- a CDS encoding D-alanine--D-alanine ligase yields the protein MKFTILFGGASYEHEISIVSAIALKKVLKDNAGFIFLDAEGGFYDIAPEKMKSNLFSSGDYKKEPRLHLAKGGFAKKGMLGSKTVETGTLVNLVHGAQGEDGTLAALLDFYAIPYIGPRKEASVVSFNKWLTKLYAEGLSLLTVDYQLLRIDEERQIDFDYPVIVKPVRLGSSIGVSIVKKPEELDFALDVAFEFDDEVLVEPFIEGIEEYNVAGCKTDEGWVIGRIEAPRKKEFLDFDQKYLDFARTDSVQEAKIDETLANDLVESFKKVYNTAFEGAVIRCDFFFASGEILLNEINPIPGSMANYLFDDFPATLEKVARALPKPRRIRPDYAYIHKVQSAKGPKMGS from the coding sequence ATGAAATTCACCATACTCTTCGGCGGCGCCAGTTACGAACATGAAATCAGCATCGTCAGCGCCATCGCACTGAAAAAGGTTTTGAAAGATAACGCTGGGTTCATCTTTCTCGATGCCGAGGGCGGCTTCTACGACATCGCGCCCGAAAAGATGAAGTCAAACCTCTTCAGCTCCGGCGATTACAAAAAGGAGCCCCGCCTTCATCTGGCCAAAGGCGGATTCGCGAAAAAGGGGATGCTCGGCAGCAAGACGGTGGAGACGGGTACCCTCGTCAACCTGGTCCACGGCGCCCAGGGGGAGGACGGAACCCTGGCGGCCCTGCTCGATTTCTACGCCATCCCCTACATCGGCCCCCGCAAGGAAGCCTCGGTGGTCAGTTTCAACAAATGGCTGACCAAACTCTACGCGGAGGGCCTCTCCCTCCTGACCGTCGACTACCAGCTGCTGCGCATCGATGAGGAGCGGCAAATCGACTTCGACTATCCCGTCATCGTCAAACCGGTGCGGCTGGGCAGCTCCATCGGGGTCAGCATCGTGAAAAAGCCCGAAGAGCTCGACTTCGCCCTGGATGTCGCCTTCGAATTCGACGACGAAGTGCTTGTAGAGCCCTTTATCGAGGGAATCGAAGAGTACAACGTCGCCGGCTGCAAAACCGACGAGGGGTGGGTCATCGGCCGCATCGAAGCGCCCCGGAAAAAGGAGTTTCTCGACTTCGACCAGAAATACCTCGACTTCGCCCGCACCGACTCGGTCCAGGAGGCGAAGATCGACGAGACCCTGGCCAATGACCTGGTAGAAAGCTTCAAAAAGGTCTATAACACCGCTTTCGAAGGCGCCGTCATCCGCTGCGACTTCTTTTTCGCCAGCGGGGAAATCCTGCTCAACGAGATCAACCCTATCCCCGGTTCCATGGCCAACTACCTCTTCGACGACTTTCCCGCAACCCTCGAAAAAGTGGCACGGGCCCTGCCCAAACCCAGGCGCATCCGGCCCGATTACGCCTACATCCACAAAGTCCAGTCGGCCAAAGGGCCGAAGATGGGGTCGTAA
- the ruvA gene encoding Holliday junction branch migration protein RuvA — MIVGIHGKVLKKDPTHLHILTAGGLVYEVFVSLQCSASIKSDEVQLLTTHIVREDAQQLYGFGDINEKRMFDTLIKISGVGPKVAMAICSTFSPLSFAKIVESKDVGMLKQVPGIGPKSAGRILVELSGFSLELAGEEAAPAAKAHQEAAMALESLGFKKEQIAKALKGCGSDTTEGLIKEALKKLSQGSKRK, encoded by the coding sequence ATGATCGTCGGTATCCACGGCAAGGTACTCAAAAAAGACCCGACCCATCTCCATATCCTTACGGCGGGCGGCCTCGTCTATGAAGTCTTCGTCTCCCTGCAGTGCAGCGCTTCGATCAAAAGCGACGAGGTGCAGCTGCTTACGACCCATATCGTCAGGGAGGATGCCCAACAGCTCTACGGCTTTGGCGACATCAACGAAAAGCGGATGTTCGACACCCTCATCAAAATCAGCGGTGTCGGCCCAAAGGTGGCCATGGCCATCTGCTCCACCTTCAGCCCCCTCTCTTTCGCCAAAATCGTCGAAAGCAAAGATGTGGGGATGCTCAAACAGGTTCCCGGCATCGGCCCTAAAAGCGCGGGGCGCATTCTGGTGGAGCTGAGCGGCTTTTCGCTGGAGCTGGCCGGAGAAGAGGCCGCCCCCGCCGCCAAGGCCCACCAGGAGGCGGCCATGGCTCTGGAGAGCCTGGGCTTCAAAAAAGAGCAGATCGCCAAAGCGCTCAAAGGGTGCGGCTCCGACACGACCGAAGGCCTCATCAAGGAGGCACTCAAAAAACTCTCGCAAGGATCGAAAAGAAAATGA
- a CDS encoding flagellar assembly protein A, which yields MGFFDKVFKGDKKESSKNEQKQSAGFTPVVVTTEDVPRTLQETALKYKIGVNTLDMRILHTVTYIKMDEKEGEWIEVEGDDWEKFNKAEILLSPSFVVKQSYEIEIHRYKEEPWMSDLLLHIASNTEKNRVVCTIKSGSILRDTEDLVGKIKSLIHKKMVRSRILIGLWDLDIDKKLDELCAKARVEGQYIVPEDHTFDVAVCYASQPAVDDELILHYKKKQETPEDEDRVDYSKRGFIQAVEKGETIIEYIKPRPGKPGRNCLGQYVPVKEPSETNRPDFRVSENIAVEENDERILYIARRGGYVVFKENTYDIQDEMELEEVSFKKTGSIDAGVETEVKLHINETDVMKDAIGTGVEVEATEVKVEGNVGASAVVLAEEVVIGGQTHQSSRIEADRASVNVLRGSLKAKESAEVTRIESGTVEAKSAKVGQMIGGEIRAMEIEVDVLGANATLCAVSKIEIGKMLGENNKLMIDASRIDAYHNEILSLEERVQGLEKEIEQLEAVIAEKRELEEKSESAVRTLKQKILEDRKRGIKPKPAFVAKIKQFQKLRETIGKLEESLNSLKQSLEETKSRLLAYQDMVIHATVTNRGAWQDYTKIEFHLLYPLMTLEYTPTPGAENQTVYLKKVEDEGYEVAVKGAEEA from the coding sequence ATGGGATTTTTCGACAAAGTATTCAAAGGCGACAAGAAAGAGTCGTCAAAAAATGAACAGAAGCAAAGTGCGGGATTTACACCCGTCGTGGTCACGACCGAGGATGTACCCAGAACCCTCCAGGAAACCGCACTCAAGTATAAAATCGGCGTCAACACGCTGGATATGCGTATTCTCCATACCGTCACCTATATCAAAATGGACGAAAAAGAGGGGGAGTGGATCGAAGTGGAGGGGGACGACTGGGAAAAGTTCAACAAAGCCGAAATATTGTTGAGTCCCTCCTTCGTCGTCAAACAGAGTTACGAAATCGAAATCCACCGCTACAAAGAAGAACCGTGGATGAGCGACCTGCTGCTTCATATCGCTTCCAACACGGAGAAGAACCGGGTCGTCTGCACGATCAAGAGCGGTTCCATACTCCGCGATACGGAAGACCTGGTGGGAAAGATCAAAAGCCTCATCCACAAAAAGATGGTCCGCTCCCGCATACTCATCGGCCTCTGGGACCTGGATATCGACAAAAAACTGGACGAACTCTGTGCCAAAGCGAGGGTTGAGGGGCAGTACATCGTGCCGGAAGACCACACCTTCGACGTAGCCGTCTGTTACGCCTCCCAACCCGCCGTCGACGATGAACTGATTCTCCACTACAAAAAGAAGCAGGAAACCCCTGAAGACGAAGACAGGGTCGACTACTCCAAACGCGGATTCATCCAGGCGGTGGAGAAAGGGGAGACCATTATCGAGTACATCAAACCCCGACCGGGCAAACCGGGCCGCAACTGTTTGGGTCAGTATGTACCGGTCAAAGAACCGAGTGAAACCAACAGGCCCGATTTCCGCGTATCCGAGAATATCGCGGTCGAAGAGAACGACGAACGGATTCTCTACATCGCCAGGCGTGGCGGCTACGTCGTCTTCAAAGAGAATACCTACGACATTCAGGATGAGATGGAACTCGAAGAGGTGAGTTTCAAGAAGACCGGTTCCATCGACGCGGGCGTCGAGACGGAGGTGAAACTTCACATCAATGAAACCGATGTCATGAAAGATGCCATAGGAACGGGGGTGGAAGTAGAAGCGACGGAAGTGAAAGTGGAGGGCAATGTAGGTGCTTCCGCCGTCGTACTGGCCGAAGAGGTGGTCATCGGCGGCCAGACCCATCAAAGCAGCCGCATCGAAGCCGACCGCGCCTCCGTCAACGTTTTGCGCGGTTCGCTGAAAGCAAAAGAGAGCGCCGAAGTAACCCGTATTGAAAGCGGGACCGTCGAAGCGAAGAGTGCGAAAGTGGGGCAGATGATCGGTGGAGAGATCCGCGCCATGGAGATAGAGGTCGATGTCCTGGGCGCCAACGCCACTCTCTGCGCCGTTTCGAAAATAGAGATCGGCAAGATGCTCGGAGAAAACAACAAACTGATGATCGACGCATCCCGGATCGACGCCTATCACAATGAAATCCTTTCTCTCGAAGAGCGTGTACAGGGACTCGAAAAAGAGATTGAACAGCTGGAAGCGGTGATAGCGGAAAAAAGGGAGCTGGAGGAGAAGAGTGAATCGGCGGTCAGGACGCTGAAACAGAAAATTCTCGAAGACCGCAAACGCGGAATCAAACCCAAACCCGCTTTTGTGGCGAAGATCAAACAGTTTCAGAAACTCAGAGAGACGATAGGAAAACTGGAGGAGAGTCTGAACAGCCTCAAACAATCGCTCGAAGAGACGAAAAGCAGACTGCTGGCCTACCAGGATATGGTCATCCACGCCACCGTCACCAACCGGGGGGCCTGGCAGGATTACACGAAGATCGAATTTCACCTCCTTTATCCCCTTATGACTCTGGAATACACACCCACACCGGGGGCCGAAAATCAGACGGTCTATTTAAAGAAGGTGGAGGACGAGGGATATGAGGTCGCCGTGAAAGGAGCGGAGGAGGCATGA